A window of Selenomonas ruminantium subsp. lactilytica TAM6421 contains these coding sequences:
- the rpsK gene encoding 30S ribosomal protein S11 produces the protein MAVKKAVRTKKKVRKNVEYGVAHISSTFNNTIVTLTDKSGNALSWASAGGLGFRGSRKSTPFAAQMAAETAAKAAMEHGLKQVEVYVKGPGAGREAAIRSLQATGLEVNMIKDVTPIPHNGCRPPKRRRV, from the coding sequence GTGGCAGTTAAGAAAGCAGTCCGCACGAAGAAAAAAGTTCGTAAGAACGTCGAATATGGCGTAGCCCATATCAGTTCTACGTTTAACAATACGATTGTAACGCTTACCGATAAGAGCGGTAATGCACTTTCCTGGGCCAGCGCAGGCGGCCTTGGTTTCCGCGGCTCCCGTAAGAGCACGCCGTTCGCTGCACAGATGGCAGCTGAAACGGCTGCAAAGGCAGCTATGGAACATGGCCTCAAGCAGGTCGAAGTATACGTTAAGGGTCCTGGTGCCGGCCGTGAAGCCGCAATCCGTTCCCTGCAGGCAACTGGCCTCGAAGTAAACATGATCAAAGATGTTACTCCGATTCCGCACAACGGATGCCGTCCGCCGAAGCGTAGAAGAGTTTAA
- the rpsD gene encoding 30S ribosomal protein S4, giving the protein MAIDRVPALKRCRALGIEPAVIGRSKESKRQPRRTNRKVSEYGMQLKEKQKAKFIYGVLEKQFRGYYDKAKKMQGVTGENLLGLLERRLDNVVFRLGLANTRRQARQLVRHGHFTVNGQRVDIPSALVSANDVIAVSEKSQSNAFFKELKESSNALSAPAWLQADQANLTGTVTRFPNREEIDVPVNEQAIVELYSK; this is encoded by the coding sequence ATGGCAATTGATAGAGTACCAGCCCTGAAAAGATGCCGCGCCCTCGGCATTGAACCGGCTGTTATCGGTCGTTCCAAAGAATCCAAACGTCAGCCGCGCCGCACGAACCGCAAGGTTTCCGAATACGGCATGCAGCTGAAGGAAAAGCAGAAAGCAAAATTCATCTACGGCGTACTGGAAAAGCAGTTCCGTGGATACTACGATAAAGCTAAGAAGATGCAGGGTGTAACGGGTGAAAACCTCCTTGGTCTTCTCGAGCGCCGTCTGGACAACGTTGTTTTCCGTCTTGGCCTCGCTAATACGCGTCGTCAGGCTCGCCAGCTCGTTCGTCACGGTCACTTCACCGTTAACGGCCAGCGCGTAGACATTCCGTCCGCTCTGGTTTCCGCTAACGATGTCATCGCAGTTAGCGAAAAGAGCCAGTCCAATGCTTTCTTCAAAGAACTGAAGGAAAGCAGCAATGCCCTGTCCGCTCCGGCATGGCTCCAGGCTGACCAGGCTAACCTCACGGGTACGGTAACGCGTTTCCCGAACCGTGAAGAAATCGATGTTCCTGTTAACGAGCAGGCTATCGTCGAGTTGTACTCCAAATAA
- a CDS encoding DNA-directed RNA polymerase subunit alpha, whose translation MIDIEKPKIEIVEISEDNRYGKFVCEPLERGYGTTFGNSLRRMLLSSLEGSAITSIRIDGVLHEFSTIPGVRDDVTNIVLNLKQLCLKMAGSEPKVIRIDVEGEKEVTAADIICDADIEILNPDLHIATVDATGKLKIEMTVARGRGYIPAERNKKPDDTIGVIPIDSIFSPVQRVNYTVQDTRVGNETDYDKLILEVWTDGSLRPEEAVSKAAGILVMHLKLFQSMDGLPEEIEEEEATFPEEVEDDTSKVLEMTIEDLDLSVRSFNCLKRANINTVADLAEKTEDDMMKVRNLGRKSLEEVKKKLEELGLALRVNND comes from the coding sequence ATGATAGACATCGAGAAACCGAAAATTGAAATTGTGGAAATCAGTGAAGACAACCGTTACGGCAAGTTCGTCTGCGAACCCCTTGAACGTGGTTACGGTACGACTTTCGGCAACAGCCTGCGCCGTATGCTTCTGTCTTCCCTGGAAGGTTCTGCAATTACCTCCATTCGCATTGATGGAGTTCTCCATGAGTTCTCCACCATTCCGGGTGTCCGGGATGACGTGACCAACATCGTTCTGAACCTGAAGCAGCTCTGCCTCAAGATGGCAGGGAGCGAGCCCAAGGTGATCCGCATTGACGTGGAAGGCGAAAAGGAAGTTACGGCTGCCGACATCATCTGTGATGCCGACATTGAGATCCTCAATCCGGACCTCCACATTGCAACGGTTGACGCAACCGGCAAACTCAAGATTGAGATGACGGTTGCCCGTGGCCGTGGCTACATTCCGGCAGAACGCAATAAAAAGCCGGATGACACGATTGGAGTAATTCCCATTGACTCGATTTTCTCCCCGGTACAGCGTGTAAACTACACCGTGCAGGACACGCGTGTAGGTAACGAGACCGACTATGACAAGCTGATTCTCGAAGTATGGACCGATGGTTCCCTGCGTCCGGAAGAAGCTGTCAGCAAAGCAGCCGGTATCCTCGTGATGCACCTGAAGCTGTTCCAGAGCATGGACGGTCTGCCGGAAGAAATCGAAGAGGAAGAAGCAACCTTCCCCGAAGAGGTAGAGGATGATACTTCCAAGGTCCTCGAAATGACCATTGAAGACCTCGACCTCTCGGTACGTTCCTTCAACTGTCTGAAACGCGCCAACATCAACACGGTCGCTGATCTTGCTGAGAAGACGGAAGATGACATGATGAAGGTCCGCAACCTCGGCCGCAAGTCTCTTGAAGAAGTCAAGAAGAAGCTCGAGGAACTCGGTTTGGCACTGAGAGTAAACAACGATTGA
- the rplQ gene encoding 50S ribosomal protein L17, giving the protein MSYRKLGRNSAARKALFTSILTSFFRYGRIETTEAKAKELRKFAEQLITLAKRGDLSARRKAIASLADEDVVRKLFDEIAAKYADRQGGYTRILKLGVRRGDAAPMVIIELV; this is encoded by the coding sequence ATGAGCTACAGAAAATTAGGACGTAACTCCGCAGCCCGTAAGGCGCTGTTCACTAGCATTCTTACTTCCTTCTTCAGATATGGACGCATTGAAACGACGGAAGCAAAGGCAAAAGAGCTCCGCAAATTTGCTGAGCAGCTCATCACGCTGGCAAAGCGCGGTGACCTGAGCGCCCGCCGCAAGGCAATCGCATCCCTTGCTGATGAAGATGTAGTAAGAAAGCTGTTCGACGAAATCGCAGCTAAGTATGCTGACCGCCAGGGCGGTTACACGCGTATCCTCAAGCTCGGCGTTCGTCGCGGCGATGCTGCTCCGATGGTTATCATCGAGCTGGTGTAA